The sequence TCTTCACATAGTTGTACGAGCCGCAGTAAGCATTActgattttttagtttttgttttgtgcaagGCGAGGAGTGAACTTTTCCACATCGCAAACAAGCAGCTGCCGCCCCCCCCTTCATATATGGCTTTCtctatatatacacaccacAAGAAGAATACAGATTGACTTTTCTTAAGAAATCAATGATAATTCTTTTATCTCACTGTGCAGGGAAGCTGCTTTGCATCCTTCTCGTCACTCAGCTTCCTTGATGTACTACATATGTGGTTTTATCGTTTTCAATCCCATCTACATCTCAATGGAGTCAACGGTTAAAAGAGGAAATCtccatttcagtgttcattttaaaacaatgattCAATTTAGCAGGAAGTATACATCACATCATGTGACACTAAAACTTCCTTGATCACCCAATGTTTGTTACTGAAGGTCAACCAGTGATTCAGCATATCTGTTCTACATTGCTGCTATTTCTGCTAATATAAAATCCATTGTAACTCTCTGGAggttcattcatttcatttcatgtgaGAAGGTCTTACTGATGCATCACTGCGTTGTGATTTGCCATATGCATTGTTACTTCTGTAGTGAATTAGAGGTGGATCACAGGTTTATGCTGTAGTACTACGACCAGTAACCATGTCTGATTAGTGTATCTCAGACTTTCAGCGCAGAACTCTCAACAGTTTGCAGTAACACAGACTGTTATTTGTTAAATCCATCTATCCTGGAGCTATATCAGACTGTTTCATTATCAGTCTGTCTCAGTGGCTACCcacaggtatgtgtgtgtgtctgtcagcacCAGGGCTCACGTTGGGCTCTGCCTCGAGCCAGACTGTCTGCCCGCTGCCAGGCGCTCTTCATCAGAGCGAGGGCCTCACCACAACGCTTCTGCACCGATGGATCGGATACCTCATTATGGGGAAGGTCAACCTGTGAACAGTAAGGACGTGTATGAGCAGTTGTTGGCTTTAAGCTCTTATATGCTGATATTTTGGGAGAGCAAATGTTAGAATTATTGTAATATTACTGCATTTTTCCCCTTAAACCTCTGAGAACGTCAGTATCTTCCCACCTGGAAAATGGCTTTCCATGTGTTGTCCAACACCTCCAGCAGGCGATCTCTCTCTTCACATCCACTGAAGTATAAGACCCATGGAGGGAGGTACTGAGAGCGATCAGCTGCAAACTCCTACCCACAAAACAGCGGGAGAGAATGGGAAAAATCTCAGTGTAAAGGTTTATAAAAGTCCTAAATGAAAGCTACTTCACACAAGAACTGTACACTTGTACTGGGTCATTAATTAATGTTTACACCATGAGATAGCCACTCACAATGACACAGTACTCCTTGTCGGCCTCTAGGCTGACAGCAATGACATCACAGATATCAGCGCTGCCCAGCGAACGGAAGAAGCTGGTCTGACAGTCCTGATGGCAAGTTAgcagcttcctgtctgtcacaaCCAGGCAACATGGGATACATGGTGTGGGCGCCACACCCTGAGGGATGACCTGGAGGTGAGGTGGTTGTAGGTTAACATATCAAGTggacaattaatcaatcaaacaatTAATCCACTGACACTATGCATAAAAGAATTTCTACAAGCAAAATCCTAATGTCTCTTGAATATAATGAACATCTGTTGTAATTGATTCCTAATGAGCTTTTTCAGGGAGGAAACAGTCTGTACAGGCAGCACAGTGTATGCTGACAGGGATTATTTGTCATGGAGCATTTATGCATTTCTAGCTGAAAGCTGTGTGGAAAGCCAGTTCAGCTTGAGTTTGATGAGCTTCCCACTTGCTTGCATTAAGCTTGAATTAAGCATAACAATGTGTGAGATACCACAAAGAGGTCTTTATGTGTCATTATCACTAGAACAAGTGCACTGTTTGTTCCATTTCAATATGACTgaattatttttacttaaagtaaATGCACATGGAGTCCATGTAGTTGCATTATTGCCGGAAAAATGGTCATAGTTCAAAGACAGACTAATTCCTTCAAAGACAGACTAACTCCTCCTCCGTAACGGCTGAATGGACAGATCATGTGACTGATTGTTGCAAAGTATCTAGGCTTACATCATGTACATGCAAAGTTAAATATAAGTTTGAAGAAGTTTGTTTATGGACTGTTTAGACCTGTGTGCACTAATGAACAGAGTGTATGACACCCATCATTGTGTCCCTCCATCTATTAAGATGTTGTACCTCCAATattagaaacagaaaacaaaagttttttttaaatactgggTGTATGCACTATGCGAGTCTCCCTCCTTACCCCTTTGGAGACAGACtggcagagcagcagcatcCAGTCAGCCATGTCCTGTTCATCGTTGGCACTGAGCTCCAGTGGGGGGCGCTCTGTCAGGATGACTTGGAAGGCATGTGGACGCTCTGTGCTGTTTGAGCGACGGCAGCCACCACAGTGCTCTCCACTAATAAGGAATGAAGGGGCACAAAGAGTGTGAAATTATATAAgtgaacatattttttttcttccccttaATGTTTATTGCTTTTGAACACTAAATGCATCGCAGGTTAACCATCTCCAGTCTGATCTATCAGCCAGTTGAAGCTTACCGCAtggtgactgacagcagaggtGTCACATCAGTTCTTTCTGCATACAGGTAGAGAATCCCATTGCTGCAAGGAAACAGGACAAATATTTATCAGAAGCTCTTATAtcatgtaatatataatattaagaGGGtctggacaaaataacaggaacaccttacaaaataatacaatttaacACAACAGCCCAGACTGTAATGTGTGATAATGATTTTTGTCTAGCTGGTGTCAGACAGGTGTTAATTCTACTTTATACTAACTTTTGAGGACACACTTTTTCATTGGTGTAACTGAAATGGTGTGGATGTCAATCACACAATTGTTTCAAACTATTTTGATCTGGCTGGGCCTCTAGGGGCCACTAGTGTAGCTTTTAGGTTTCTTACAAAGATGCACCATAAATAAATTATGACcacatgaattttaaaatattattatgatTCCTGTAAGAGGTAAGGCCATTGCCAAGAAAGTGTCAGCCCCTTCCAtgcattttatattatattgtgtaCCACTGGACAGATTGGCATGAAATCTGCTAGGCTCTATAAAGGGAGCACAAACAGAGCTCAGGCTTTCAGCATGTCTGGCAATAGCAGATGTTGAAAGGGGTAAAAAAGCCAAAAGGAAACCTCACTTGCAATATGtctggcattttttcttaaagtcAAAAGAGTGAAGTGGGGCAATTAAGTACTGGGGATTGTTTGAAGTCAAAActcaaaattgttttttcagAATACAATATTTTAGGTGTCAGTCTCACAGTCCATAAATATTACAATGGAAGTGACATTAATGCTTTTGTGAGGGAAAGTGTAACTGGAAACATGCTTTTAATGTCAGATGAACAGTATGTAGCATGGAACTCAGCCAATATAACGTATTAATACCAGTTGAGAAGGAGACTGATGGGTAAAACCTGCCCGTACCTGAGGACGAGGTAGCAGCTTTTCCACAGCTCTTTGCCCAGGTAGGTGGTTCCAGCTCTGTAATGCACAATCCCCTCCTTGGCACTGGAAGGTAATCTAGAGCTTGGTGGGACACCCTGGGGTGACAAAGTCATGTCCATAGGATCCTCCCAGTGGACCAGTGAATACAGTTGGATAGACACTTCATAAACCTAAAGAAACAAGCAAATATTGGTTTACCACTGCTTTATAAGTCAGCATAAGAATAGAGTGAAAAAGGGAACCTTTTGGGAATGAGTGAAAAGCTGGGACTCTCAACCTTTTTAGAATTACAAAAAGACTAAGATATTATGACTACATGCAACTTCCCGCAGTCATGGGACTCAAACACAGGTGTCATTTACAGGAGAGGATTAAAGGATTATACTTCATGCGTAAGCTATAAGCTTTGCCAGCCTTCTTTCTGTAAAGAACAAACCTGTGATGAACTGTGTGTGACGTTTAACATGTCTTTACCTCACAGTGAGATTCCTGGGAGATAAACTTAGTGAGTGCAAGTTTTTCCATGGTGGCGTCAGTCAGCACGGAGGGATACGGAGGCTCACGACAACCCTTGACCATGGCTGACTTGAGAATAGACAGGAACCAGCTGAAAACAAAGGAGAAGGAAGGACTGGATAAAAAACGCATGCAGTTTGAGATGTGTCCTGTCTAGTTTTGTAACGTAAATATTCCTGTGTAGAAATGGCATTTAAATGGTGATTTAACAGCCTCATGAAGTTTCATGGTCAAAGGTTGTTATTTTGATTGGTTGCCAAGCTTCAAGAGGGTGGGTCTTCCTCTACCATGCCAGAAGACAgggcagaggaagaagagaggagagtggTGGCAGCTGATAGCATAAATCTTGTTGAGACTGTGATGGACCCTGAATGATAACCCTCATCCCCAAAGcattttggtttagtttctgtctgtgtctattTGTCAacttaaatgaactgaaaccaactgAGCTCAGTGTGGGTGTAGTGACAACAAGTGGACCAGAGCAgactgacacagacacaaagatacaggcacactcacacagtcagcGAGGCATCAGCTGTGTCCAAAAGGAATTTTCTTCGTCTGTTGGTGCAAACAACTGTCACTGTCTGTTGGTCAAGGCCCAcctaaaggaaaacaacattaCGATTCATTATTAGACATAAAACTAACTTCACACTCCATCGTCCCACATGACACCTTATGCTTGAGTCTACAGTGTTTGTGAGGAGGATTATACAGACATTGTGTTTGTAACATCAACAAACTTTGAAAGATTCCTTTAGATAACCGTAAGAAGACAACATGAAACTGAGAgtaaaaacacatgtatgtaaAATAATAGCAGCCTAACCCATggacaaatgaaagaaaatagcaAATCCTTGCTGTACTTACTGAAAGATAGTCCAGCTCATTATAGGAAACAGCGTCTTCTACTGTGTAAGGCTTCTCTGCTGCAcctgtggagaaaaacaaaaatacaaccaaGACATGCAATGAGTACATGTCGAAATTAGGTATTTTCTGCCTGCAAAATAACCTTATTAAGAATTGTTCCCACTTGCTAGACCATTGCGTAAGATCATATGGGACTAATGAAGCACAATTGCAATGGTAGAAACTTTGTCATCTAACTGATTTGACACAGTGGTCACACATCTCACAATTCATCTCAGATTTGAAAGGATCTTTAAGAAATAGAAACTCTTGGAGTTGCTAGTACAGAAGGACACAATTAGTTTCCACAGTCATGGTCAATTTAAGATATCAAGGCTTGTTTcctctgtgtaaaaatgtattgtgaCTACTGATGCTCAAATCAGTATGTCCAAACATATGACTTGCACTGTTTCACCCTTTTAACACTCTTGACTTGGTTATTTCTAAAGGCCTTGATGTAACTCCAAAGTGCACTCTAGATGTTGGGATTTCAGatcacttttttaaatttttttcaaTGTTGCTCGTAAGCTAAAACATGTTGATGGTTTAGAATTTGTCAAAAGATACTCAATTTGTGCAGACACATCTGGTCACATTCTGATTTTAATTTGCTTTCCTTGTCATTGTGTGAAAATATGGTCAATAATTTTAACTTGTCAGTAACACAAATTATGGATGTCATTGCGCCTATAAAAACTAAGTTTATTTCTGGTAAAAGAAAAGCACCTTGGAGGAATGTGGAGAGAGCGAGGGCACTAAAAAAACCTGCCGCAGATCTGAGTGCGTAAGTGGCCTAAGATCAAATTGCAGGTTGATTATAATATCTATAAAAACCTGCTCagtaaatataacaaataaatgaaaaaaatctagaCTCTCAAACAAATACCTGCTGAGCTCCACTCTTCAGAGAAATGCAATGAATTTGCCTCatgctttaaataaaaaatttcCAATATTAGGAGTAATAATGTGGCTTCCTCTGCTGATCGGTGTGACCTCTCTTCTTCCACAGTCTTAACTCAGTTCCATGTTGACCACACTCTGTCCAACTTCCCTCCCATTCAACGTAGTGAAATACAAGAAGTGGTGCAGCAGTTAAGTTCTGCAATATATGCTCTTGACCCAATGCTTACTAAGTTGTTCAACaatgttttcagctgtttgGTAGATGATGTAATATTGTTCATGCCTGCCTACTCTATGGACTCTTTCCCACAGGTCTCAAACATGCTATTATAACACCATTGTTGAAAAAGAGTAATCATGATCTATGTGTTTTTGAGAACTACAGACCGATCTCTAACCTTCCAATCCTGTTAAAAATTCTTGAAAGGTTGTATACAAACAATTACATATGTATCTGTCATCTAACAATTTGTTTGATGTTTACCAGTCTGGTTTTAGATTTAAGCACAGTACAGAAACTACCCTGGTCCATGTTGTTAATGATCCTAAAATTAGCTCTGACAACCATAAAGTTTCTATTCTTGTACTTGTTGACGTCAGTGCAGCCTTCGACACAGCTGACTATATAATTCTTCTTCAGTGCCTTGAACACTGTTTAGGCCTTAGAGGCACAGTTCCTAATTGGCTTTCATTACTTGTGTATTCCATATGGAGTCCCTCAAGGGTCAATTCTTGGCCCACtacagtttatttgtatatgCTCCCACTTGGGTCCACTAAAACCCTGTAAGCACGCAAAAAGCATGGGGGAGATTTTAGACACTGATATTAACTTCCAGAAGCACATATCTACTATCATCAAGACTGCATTTTATCAGCTCAGAAATATATCTTAAGTTAGATGCTTCCTGTCACAGTCAGACTCTGAAAAGCtgaatcatgattttttttctaatagaCTATATTACTGTAATGCATTTTTTGCCAGAATGACAGAGCAGGTGTTATTAACTAAAACCAAAACGTTTTAACATATCACTCCTATTTTATCTTCTCTTCACTGTCTCGACCCAGTAAAACAaagaatagattttaaaatacttcttaCCGTTTTTAAATCTATGAATGACTTAGCTGCTACCTACGTTGTTGACATACTCACTGAGTACAGACTGGACAGATCCCTTAGATCATCAAGCAAAGGTCTCCTCACTATACCGAGAATACATTCTACATCAGTTTATGGTGCCTTCAGTCATTATGGTCCTACAACAGTGTCCTCTTTTAAAAGCATATCTTTTTTTCACAAGCTTTTAGTTAGGTTTAATGTATGTAGTTAACAggtaaaacttttattttagaatcagtattaatattattattcccttttttaaataataataacctatttttatcttattccctttttattGTAATACCTTCTTATCTTATATGTTCTTATCttacatgtttttgtcatgtatgatcTTTGCTCACTATCCAAGATCAGCATGCCCTTATGTGTCCAATCTTcgaaaaaacaacattgatttCTATGAAAACACTTGCTCCCCGTTTCTAAAATACCTTCAACGCTGATTCCTCTTTCTACAAATGGCCCCCAATATAAGTGTATGTGTAACTATTCTTTTCaacttgtattttttattttatttttctttatgctCTAACAAATCTACAAGCAGACGCAATGTGCAGTTTGTCCCATCGACCCTGTTTGTCTGGTTTTGTCTGTCTTGTCTCATCAtgtcttgtctgttttgttATGTCTTGTTTCTCATCctttatacataaacacatatatacaaagaatgatgtgtattttttttggtttgtttcagTGTTGCTTTGTTGTTCTGTACTTTGTATTGTATAATTCTgtattcaaaattaaaaaaaaaaaagatctttgcctattttttgtcatcttttttatCTTGAAGCACACTGAGTCTACATCTGTcatatgaaatgtgctgtatgaATAAACTTGACTGGACTTGACTATAATGAAATGAAGTCAAAGCATGGTGTGTTGAGTTTGTAGCTACTGACCCTTCCTAAGCAGGTAGATGTAACAGTCAGTCAGCAGCAGGTAAAGGGGCTGCAGGTCGCCCTCCATATGGCCTGTACTCATCCTCGCCatctgaaaacacaaagataaatTGTGTCAAGTACTTGCAACCGCCACACTCATAGTGTACTGTTCACTAGTGAGGCAACTGACAAAGCCTTGCAACACTTCCAACAAGCAATTGTTCCCAAACCACTTCTTCAGTGTCAAAACAAGTATGAGTCAATCAATACCTAAACTACCATTTTTCCTGGCTGAAAACTGAGTGAAAGAAGATTACTTTTCCAGACAATTAACTTAAACGTAACTCCTAACAGGCCAGTTGAAAGGCAAAGGAAAGCACTATTAAACAAATACTTAGCACATACATTGAAGTTTTCTCCAAAGATCTAACTTTAGTAGTGTCACAACGAATAAAGAATAGCGCCTCAGTCGTTACCTTGAAGAGCTGCTCCTCATTCTCTCTGAATACATGGATCATGAGAAGAAGCAAGTGATTGTTATCCACCCTGAAATATGAAGAGTCAAGAAAATTAACCACACATTACAAATAGACAATATTACATcaacaaaagacaaatttaTAGGAACTCCTTACTTAAACTCTGCAGGATGAGAACTTTCTGAGGGACTAAGCTTCTCTTCTTGTAGTTGTTCTTCTGCCTCCTCAGCAGTAAACTCATTCTtgtctgtttcctctccttcttgTACTTCTTGCCCTCCGTTCTTCATGTTGGACTCCTGTCCTGCTTGTGCTTTTGCCTTTCCTTCATCTTCATGGCCACCTGAAAGAGTCTGCGACTTGCTATGCTCTGTAGAGTCATGGTGGCCACCACCCGTGGGAGCAGAGTCTGGACTGTTGGGGGTAGAGCAGCATAAGTCTGTAGGCACAGGAGAGGCCTGCAGGAGGTTGGGGCTTGTGGCCAGAGGGGCGTGAGACGTTTCTCCTGGGGCTGGGTCAGGTGGCTTGCCGCCTGAATCTTCTCGAAAGGGCTGCTGTGCAGGGGGCTCGGGGCCCTGGTTACAGCCTTTGCCATTTTTCTCCTCGTCCTCTGGGTTATCCCAGGCCTCCTCCCTATCCAGAACCCCATTGAGCCGGTCCATGACCTCACTGAGGGGTTGGCCCACACTATCCATCGAGGTGTCTGTCATCTCAGGGAGCCGTAGGAGGCCTTCTGCCCCATCTTCATCCCCTTCCTCCACAACCTCTGTTCCCGCCCTGCTTCTCCTCAACTCTCCTTCAGCATCAAGATGAATTACAGTGCAATTTAATGAGTCTACATCGTCTGAGCCTTGGAGGCTGTTGTCAATTTCCATGTGCTCAGAGGAGACTGAGTTatggatgctgctgctggaatCTGTGGAGCCTTTCCCACGTCGCTTCTTGGCTGGTTTCCTTCGTCTGGCCATCCTGGAAGACCAGAGAGGTTAGCTGTTCTAAATACAATTTGATtaactatacaaataaaatgcgAACAAGTAACTGACGCTGTATCTACCGTACCTTATGACCTCCAGCTCGTTGTTGGTGCTCTCTGTGTCATCTCCAGCGGTGGTGGCATTGTAACAGCTGGCCACATGAACCGGCGTGACATCGGCTGAGGTGTTGGTGGTATTAGTGTCCGAGTCCTCATTGAAGGGGTTGTATCTAAACGTGGGACTGTGTGGGGAAAGATGAGCTACCTTCACCTTGACAGTGCCGGTGGAAAGGACCACTGTGTCGCTGATGACTGTCTGGGGGTCAGAGCCACTGGATCGCGGGCAGCTGGCCTGGTCGGTCAGGTCACCCTCTACCATCAAAACCGACACTGAGTTACCACAAAGGCAGCAATcactcacattttcttttatagtCATAGAAATACACAAAATTTTTGGTACTGTCTCACTGATGCGTTGAGTGACAAACGTAGACAGAAAGTTTAACAATAGAAAGTAATTTAGGGTAGAGTTGTTTCTATTTATACACATGATggatgatttattttgtctatgTTTTCATCACCAATGAAAAGTTGACCACTGAGACAATTTCACAAAAACTTTGTGTATTTCTTCATCAGCATAGCACATACAAAAATGTTAGGGGCTGCAGTGTTCTTTGTAGTTTATCAGCAGGGTCAGAGAGGCACAAAACGCGATGCGTATGACATCAAGTAGGTACACAGGTAGCAGCTTTCTTTGCAGTGGCACAGGCCTTGGTCAAGCATTACTTCTGTAGCTAGAGGCGGGTCatacta is a genomic window of Thunnus maccoyii chromosome 4, fThuMac1.1, whole genome shotgun sequence containing:
- the plekhm2 gene encoding pleckstrin homology domain-containing family M member 2, which translates into the protein MDQLKVKDRILENISLSVKKLQSYFAACEDETPAIRNHDRVLQRLCEHLDHALLYGLQDISSGYWVLVLHFTRREAVRQIDELQHIATNLGRSRAWLYLALSESSLESYLRLFQENQGLLQKYYFKNALVCSHDHLTLFLTLVSGLEFIRFDLELDVPYLDVAPYMPEYYKPQNLLDFEERLPSSDSLSLHSFTSLTSTNLEWDDSAIAPSSEDYDFGDIFPVLQSMPSADWEEGDLTDQASCPRSSGSDPQTVISDTVVLSTGTVKVKVAHLSPHSPTFRYNPFNEDSDTNTTNTSADVTPVHVASCYNATTAGDDTESTNNELEVIRMARRRKPAKKRRGKGSTDSSSSIHNSVSSEHMEIDNSLQGSDDVDSLNCTVIHLDAEGELRRSRAGTEVVEEGDEDGAEGLLRLPEMTDTSMDSVGQPLSEVMDRLNGVLDREEAWDNPEDEEKNGKGCNQGPEPPAQQPFREDSGGKPPDPAPGETSHAPLATSPNLLQASPVPTDLCCSTPNSPDSAPTGGGHHDSTEHSKSQTLSGGHEDEGKAKAQAGQESNMKNGGQEVQEGEETDKNEFTAEEAEEQLQEEKLSPSESSHPAEFKVDNNHLLLLMIHVFRENEEQLFKMARMSTGHMEGDLQPLYLLLTDCYIYLLRKGAAEKPYTVEDAVSYNELDYLSVGLDQQTVTVVCTNRRRKFLLDTADASLTVWFLSILKSAMVKGCREPPYPSVLTDATMEKLALTKFISQESHCEVYEVSIQLYSLVHWEDPMDMTLSPQGVPPSSRLPSSAKEGIVHYRAGTTYLGKELWKSCYLVLSNGILYLYAERTDVTPLLSVTMRGEHCGGCRRSNSTERPHAFQVILTERPPLELSANDEQDMADWMLLLCQSVSKGVIPQGVAPTPCIPCCLVVTDRKLLTCHQDCQTSFFRSLGSADICDVIAVSLEADKEYCVIEFAADRSQYLPPWVLYFSGCEERDRLLEVLDNTWKAIFQVDLPHNEVSDPSVQKRCGEALALMKSAWQRADSLARGRAQREPWC